Proteins co-encoded in one Dasypus novemcinctus isolate mDasNov1 chromosome 6, mDasNov1.1.hap2, whole genome shotgun sequence genomic window:
- the CCNJ gene encoding cyclin-J isoform X1, protein MELDGQWWRGQLAADIHQALRYKELKLPSYKGQSPQLSLRRYFADLIAIVSNRFTLCPSARHLAVYLLDLFMDRYDISIQQLHLVALSCLLLASKFEEKEDSVPKLEQLNSLGCMTNMNLVLTKQNLLHMELLLLETFQWNLCLPTAAHFIEYYLSEAVHETDLHDGWPMICLEKTKLYMAKYADYFLEVSLQDYAFLNYAPSLVAAACVASSRIILRLSPTWPTRLHRLTAYSWDFLVQCIERLLIAHDNDVKEANKQRGQTGPQSAQLSVFQTASQTSRSVHFQQSQYLHQAHQTSLQYRHPASEQPSCQQIVSTTHTSSYTLQTCPAGFQTSVQGLGHVQTGVGVSLAIPVEVKPCLSVSYNRSYQINEHYPCITPCFER, encoded by the exons GAGCTGAAGTTGCCCTCCTACAAAGGCCAGTCCCCTCAACTAAGTCTCAGACGGTATTTTGCTGACTTGATTGCCATTGTGAGTAATCGCTTCACGCTCTGCCCTTCTGCCCGACATCTTGCTGTCTATTTGCTGGACCTGTTTATGGATCGCTATGACATCTCTATCCAGCAGCTACATTTAGTTGCGCTTTCCTGTCTACTTCTAGCAA gtaaatttgaagaaaaagaagatagtGTGCCTAAGCTGGAGCAGCTCAATAGCCTGGGTTGTATGACTAATATGAATCTAGTATTGACAAAACAAAATTTGCTACATATGGAGCTATTATTATTAGAAACCTTTCAGTGGAACCTCTGCCTTCCTACAGCTGCCCATTTCATTGAGTATTATCTCTCTGAAGCAGTACATGAAACAGATCTTCATGATGGCTGGCCAATGATTTGTTTGGAAAAAACTAAACTCTACATGGCCAAGTATGCAGATTACTTCCTGGAAGTATCTTTGCAAG ATTATGCCTTTCTAAATTATGCACCTTCTTTAGTAGCTGCTGCATGTGTGGCTTCTTCAAGAATTATACTTCGTCTTTCTCCAACGTGGCCTACAAGACTGCATCGTCTTACTGCTTACTCCTGGGATTTCTTAGTGCAGTGCATTGAACGGCTATTGAT tGCTCATGATAATGATGTGAAGGAAGCAAACAAACAGAGGGGACAGACAGGACCTCAGTCAGCACAACTAAGTGTGTTCCAGACAGCCTCCCAGACCTCGCGGTCAGTTCACTTTCAACAATCTCAGTATCTCCATCAGGCACATCAGACCTCTCTGCAGTATCGTCATCCTGCATCGGAACAACCAAGCTGTCAGCAGATAGTATCTACCACACACACCTCATCTTACACATTACAGACATGTCCTGCTGGCTTCCAAACGAGTGTTCAGGGCCTTGGGCATGTGCAGACTGGTGTTGGGGTGTCTCTTGCAATACCAGTAGAAGTTAAGCCCTGTTTGAGTGTTTCTTATAACCGGAGTTATCAGATAAATGAACATTACCCTTGCATTACTCCATGTTTTGAAAGGTGA
- the CCNJ gene encoding cyclin-J isoform X3 — MELDGQWWRGQLAADIHQALRYKELKLPSYKGQSPQLSLRRYFADLIAIVSNRFTLCPSARHLAVYLLDLFMDRYDISIQQLHLVALSCLLLASKFEEKEDSVPKLEQLNSLGCMTNMNLVLTKQNLLHMELLLLETFQWNLCLPTAAHFIEYYLSEAVHETDLHDGWPMICLEKTKLYMAKYADYFLEVSLQAAACVASSRIILRLSPTWPTRLHRLTAYSWDFLVQCIERLLIAHDNDVKEANKQRGQTGPQSAQLSVFQTASQTSRSVHFQQSQYLHQAHQTSLQYRHPASEQPSCQQIVSTTHTSSYTLQTCPAGFQTSVQGLGHVQTGVGVSLAIPVEVKPCLSVSYNRSYQINEHYPCITPCFER; from the exons GAGCTGAAGTTGCCCTCCTACAAAGGCCAGTCCCCTCAACTAAGTCTCAGACGGTATTTTGCTGACTTGATTGCCATTGTGAGTAATCGCTTCACGCTCTGCCCTTCTGCCCGACATCTTGCTGTCTATTTGCTGGACCTGTTTATGGATCGCTATGACATCTCTATCCAGCAGCTACATTTAGTTGCGCTTTCCTGTCTACTTCTAGCAA gtaaatttgaagaaaaagaagatagtGTGCCTAAGCTGGAGCAGCTCAATAGCCTGGGTTGTATGACTAATATGAATCTAGTATTGACAAAACAAAATTTGCTACATATGGAGCTATTATTATTAGAAACCTTTCAGTGGAACCTCTGCCTTCCTACAGCTGCCCATTTCATTGAGTATTATCTCTCTGAAGCAGTACATGAAACAGATCTTCATGATGGCTGGCCAATGATTTGTTTGGAAAAAACTAAACTCTACATGGCCAAGTATGCAGATTACTTCCTGGAAGTATCTTTGCAAG CTGCTGCATGTGTGGCTTCTTCAAGAATTATACTTCGTCTTTCTCCAACGTGGCCTACAAGACTGCATCGTCTTACTGCTTACTCCTGGGATTTCTTAGTGCAGTGCATTGAACGGCTATTGAT tGCTCATGATAATGATGTGAAGGAAGCAAACAAACAGAGGGGACAGACAGGACCTCAGTCAGCACAACTAAGTGTGTTCCAGACAGCCTCCCAGACCTCGCGGTCAGTTCACTTTCAACAATCTCAGTATCTCCATCAGGCACATCAGACCTCTCTGCAGTATCGTCATCCTGCATCGGAACAACCAAGCTGTCAGCAGATAGTATCTACCACACACACCTCATCTTACACATTACAGACATGTCCTGCTGGCTTCCAAACGAGTGTTCAGGGCCTTGGGCATGTGCAGACTGGTGTTGGGGTGTCTCTTGCAATACCAGTAGAAGTTAAGCCCTGTTTGAGTGTTTCTTATAACCGGAGTTATCAGATAAATGAACATTACCCTTGCATTACTCCATGTTTTGAAAGGTGA
- the CCNJ gene encoding cyclin-J isoform X2: MELDGQWWRGQLAADIHQALRYKELKLPSYKGQSPQLSLRRYFADLIAIVSNRFTLCPSARHLAVYLLDLFMDRYDISIQQLHLVALSCLLLASKFEEKEDSVPKLEQLNSLGCMTNMNLVLTKQNLLHMELLLLETFQWNLCLPTAAHFIEYYLSEAVHETDLHDGWPMICLEKTKLYMAKYADYFLEVSLQVAAACVASSRIILRLSPTWPTRLHRLTAYSWDFLVQCIERLLIAHDNDVKEANKQRGQTGPQSAQLSVFQTASQTSRSVHFQQSQYLHQAHQTSLQYRHPASEQPSCQQIVSTTHTSSYTLQTCPAGFQTSVQGLGHVQTGVGVSLAIPVEVKPCLSVSYNRSYQINEHYPCITPCFER, encoded by the exons GAGCTGAAGTTGCCCTCCTACAAAGGCCAGTCCCCTCAACTAAGTCTCAGACGGTATTTTGCTGACTTGATTGCCATTGTGAGTAATCGCTTCACGCTCTGCCCTTCTGCCCGACATCTTGCTGTCTATTTGCTGGACCTGTTTATGGATCGCTATGACATCTCTATCCAGCAGCTACATTTAGTTGCGCTTTCCTGTCTACTTCTAGCAA gtaaatttgaagaaaaagaagatagtGTGCCTAAGCTGGAGCAGCTCAATAGCCTGGGTTGTATGACTAATATGAATCTAGTATTGACAAAACAAAATTTGCTACATATGGAGCTATTATTATTAGAAACCTTTCAGTGGAACCTCTGCCTTCCTACAGCTGCCCATTTCATTGAGTATTATCTCTCTGAAGCAGTACATGAAACAGATCTTCATGATGGCTGGCCAATGATTTGTTTGGAAAAAACTAAACTCTACATGGCCAAGTATGCAGATTACTTCCTGGAAGTATCTTTGCAAG TAGCTGCTGCATGTGTGGCTTCTTCAAGAATTATACTTCGTCTTTCTCCAACGTGGCCTACAAGACTGCATCGTCTTACTGCTTACTCCTGGGATTTCTTAGTGCAGTGCATTGAACGGCTATTGAT tGCTCATGATAATGATGTGAAGGAAGCAAACAAACAGAGGGGACAGACAGGACCTCAGTCAGCACAACTAAGTGTGTTCCAGACAGCCTCCCAGACCTCGCGGTCAGTTCACTTTCAACAATCTCAGTATCTCCATCAGGCACATCAGACCTCTCTGCAGTATCGTCATCCTGCATCGGAACAACCAAGCTGTCAGCAGATAGTATCTACCACACACACCTCATCTTACACATTACAGACATGTCCTGCTGGCTTCCAAACGAGTGTTCAGGGCCTTGGGCATGTGCAGACTGGTGTTGGGGTGTCTCTTGCAATACCAGTAGAAGTTAAGCCCTGTTTGAGTGTTTCTTATAACCGGAGTTATCAGATAAATGAACATTACCCTTGCATTACTCCATGTTTTGAAAGGTGA